GCATCGAACAGGCAGCCAAGCTCGCGGGCCAATCGGTCCGCGTGCCGTTCACGCCGGGCCGGACCGATGCGACCCAGGACCAGACAGATGTGGCGTCCTTCCAGGTGCTGGAACCGGTGGTGGATGGCTTCCGCAATTTCCAGAAGACCCCGGTCGGCGCGGCGGCCGCTGCGTTGCTGGTCGACAAGGCGCTGCTGCTGAACCTGACCTCGTCCGAGATGACGGTGCTGCTGGGTGGCCTGCGGGTGCTGGAGATCAATGCGGACGCCTCGCGGCACGGCGTCTTCACCCACCGCGCCGAGGCGCTGACCAATGACTTCTTCGTGAACCTGCTCGACATGTCGACCGTCTGGGCGCCCAGCCTGACGGATGCGGAGGTCTTCGAGGGGCGCGACCGCGCCTCGGGCGCGCTGCGCTGGACCGGCACTCGGGTCGACCTGATGTTCGGATCCAATGCCGTGCTGCGCGCGCTGTGCGAGGTCTATGCCAGCGATGACGCCGGTGGCTCGTTCGTCGCGGACTTCGTGGCGGCCTGGACCAAGGTGATGAACGCCGACCGCTTCGACCTCGTCTAAGCGAAGCCGTTCAGGGCGGCGGACGCTCCAGTGGCGTCTACCGCCTCTGACGCTTCCGCGACGCAACGCGCCGTCCCGACCTTTCGGCTGGGACGGCGCGTTGTCTTTGGGGGCCGCCGTGCTGAACGGCGATCGTCAAGATCGCTGTCGGTCCCACATTGGCGTCGGGCTGAAACGCTCCACGCCTCACCCTTCACGCTTCACGCTTCACGCTTCACGCATTGCGCATTGCGCATCATGCCGTGCGATGCGGCAACCGGGGGCTCAGGAAAGGCGTCAGCACAAGCTTGAGGGCGCCGGCCGCGGCCAGCAGCCACAGGGCGGGCACGAAGCTGTGGGTCATGTCCCGTACCAGTCCGATGCTCAAGGGGCCGAGCGCACCGAGGCCGTAGCCGATCGCCAGGGTGAAGGAGGTCCAGGAGTTCGCCTGGTCGGCATCGACCGTGTTGTCCAGCGGCAGGGTCATGCCCAGGGAGAAGGATCCGCCGATGCCGAAGGCCAGCAGCCCGATCGCCAGCCAGCCGATCTGATGCGGCGAGGCAATGACCAGCGAAATGCCCAGCATGAAGGCGCCTGCGAACAGGCCGATGGCCAGCCGGCGGTCCGCCCCCTTGCTCACGAGCGCCGGCACCGGATTCGAGAACATGAACACGGTGGTGAATCCCGCGAGCATCAGGCCGGCCGTGGCCGGGGAGGCGCCGAACTCCATGTTCATCGGCACGAACCAGGCCAGCAGGCCGAAGAAGAGGAAGTTGTTGGCCGCGAAGTACATCGCCGCCAGCCAGGCCGTCCACGACCGTGCCGGGTGCGGATGGGCCACTTGCGTCGCCGCCCGCGCGGGCAACGCCAAGGCCCCTTCGGCCTTTGACACATAGATCCAGGCGGCGATTGCAGCCAGTCCGGGAAGCACCCACATCGCGGTCGCCACACGCCAGCCGCCGGTGAGAGAGGCAACCGGTCCGGTCAGTGCCGCGGCCACCGTGCTGCCGAGCCCGAGCGATGCGGCGTACAGGCCCATCAGCAAGGACACGCGCCCCGGGTGATGCGCCTTCACGAAGCCGGAGATCAATGCGCCTGCCACCGCAATCCCCGCGCCGACGCCAGCGGTGGCGAACAACAGCACCACAGCCGAGGTGGAGAACGCGCGCAACAGCGTGGCCAGTCCCAGGACCGCCAGCGCCACCAGGATCACGCGGTTGCGACCGAAGCGACGGGCCATCCACGGTGTGGGAATCGCCAGCAGGCCCATCAACAGGGTGGGAATCGCGGTGAGCAGCGAAGCCTGCGCATTGGAGATGTGGAACTCGCTGCGCAGCAGACCCAGCACCGGGCCGATCGAGACGATGCCGGGGCGCAGGTTGGTCGCTACCGCCGCGATCACGGCAATGGCCGCCGCCAGACTGATGCCGGCGCTGTTCGTGCCAGGACGCGCGGCGGGGGCCGGGTCCTGGCGTGGGGCGGTGTCGAAGAGGCCGTTACGGGCCGTGACGGTGTAGGCGGTCATGAGAGGCTTTCGGGAAGGAGTGCTGGGTCAGCGAGTCAAGAGGCAGTCGGGACGCGGGGCGCTGTCGGCGTGGCGGTGTCCGTCAGCGCGGAGAGCGCTGCCATGGCGACGCTGATGTCCTGTTCGATCGTGCCGGCGCTGGCGCCGACGGCCCCGATCACCGCACCGTGGGACGTCACCGGCACGCCGCCGCCGAAGACCACGGCGCGACCGTTCAGGCTGTGCTGGAGGCCGAAGAGCGGCGCGCCAGGCTGGGCCAGCGGCGCGATGTCGGCGGTGGCGCGTCCGTAGGCGACGGCGGTGAAGGCCTTGTTGATCGCCAGATCGACGCATCCGACCGCACCGCCATCGCCTCGACTGAAGCTCAGCAGGTGACCGCCACCGTCCACGACGGCGATGGAGAACGGAATGCCGAGTGTGGCCGCATGGGCTTCGGCCGCTTGGGTCATGGCTTTCGCGTCGGCGAGGGAGAGCGTTTGGATGGTGTGGGTCATGGCGGTCTTCAGGCGGGAGCGGTCAGGGCGGGCAAGGGGATGGCGAGGGCGAAGGCGAGGGCCAGGCAAGTGGCCCCTGGGCCTTCGGCGTCAGGCTTTGCGCGTTGGGCTGGGGCGCGCGGGGACGCGCCCTCGGCGGCTCACTTGGCGACGGCGTTCACCGCGTCGATGATCACGGCCGCGACGTCGGCGGGGCGTGACTGCTGCGGGACGTGGCTGGTGGGCAGCGTCGTGACTTTCGCGCCGATCTTGCGGGCCATCGCGCGCTCGAGATCGGGATGGATGATGCGGTCGTTGGCGCTGACGATGTAGTAGGACGGACGGGTCTTCCAGGCCGCGACCGTGACCTTGTCCGACAGCGCCTTGACCTGCAGCGGGCCCTGCGTGGCGGCCATCACCACGGCTTGCGAAGCGGGCACGTCCTGGGCGAAATCCTCGGCCAGCGCGGCCGGCGGCAACGTCAGCCAGCCGTTGGCATCGGCCACCAGTTTCTGGATGCCGGGCGAGGCGGGATAGCCGGCGGAGAGTTCCCGTGTCCCCTGACCCGCATCCGGCGCATAGGCCGCCACATAGACCAGGGCGGCAACCTTGTCGTCATTGCCTGCTTCGGTGATCACCGTGCCGCCCCAGGAGTGGCCGACCAGCACGACCTGACCCTTCTGGTTGCCGATGGCGCGTTGGGTGGCTTGCACATCCCCGGCCAGGGATTCGAGTCCGTTCTGGACTGCGGTCACGTGGATGCCCTTGGCTTGCAGCAGCGGGATGACCTTGGCCCAGTCCGAGCCGTCGGCATAGGCGCCGTGCACCAGCACGACGGAGGGCAGATCGGCTGCTGCGGCCGGGCCCGCCATCAAGGCGACGATGGAAGCTGCAAGGGTGGTGAGCAGGGCGAAACGCTTCATGGTGGAACTCCTGGGAATGGACAACCGATCACTGGATCGGTGGCTCAATGGATCAACGAATCCATTGGGGGAAGAGTGGCTGAGCCGCAGGCGGTGGGCCGCTCAGCGCGTGGATTCGGCCAGTGCTCCGCCGGCCGTGGCCGCAGATGGCTCGCCATGGCGTGGGGCATGTGGCGGGGAGGGACCGGGACCGGCACGGCGCGCAGGCGCGTCCGGTCCTCGGTCATGCGGCGCCGGGATGGCGCCGCGCAAGGCTCACTGGCGGATGAAGGCCAGCAGGTCCGCGTTCAGGCGGTCCTTGTGGGTGTCGGTCAGGCCGTGCGGCGCGCCGGGGTACACCAGCAGTTGGGCGCCCTTCACCAGCTTGGCGGTGGCGCGGCCGGAGATGTCGATCGGCACGATCTGGTCGTCATCACCGTGCACGACCAAGGTCGGGCGATCAATCTTCTTCAGGTCATCGGTCATGTCGGATTCCGAGAACGCCTTGATCGAGTCATAGGTGTTCTTGTGTCCGGCCTGCATGCCCTGCAGCCACCAGTTGTCGATCAGGCCTTGAGAGACCTTCGCGCCCGGACGGTTGAAGCCGAAGAACGGACCGGCCGCGATGTCCTTGTACAGCTGGGCGCGGTTGGCCAACTGGCCGGCGCGGATGCCGTCGAACACCTCGATCGGCACGCCGTTGGGGTTCTTCTCAGACTTGATCATCACCGGCGTGACGGCCGACACCAGCGCCACCTTGGCCACCCGCGAGGTGCCATGCCGGCCGATGTAGCGGGCGACTTCGCCGCCGCCGGTGGAGAAGCCCACCAACACCGCATTCTTGAGGTTCAGCGTCTCGATGACGGTGGACAGGTCATCGGCGTAGTGGTCCATGTCGTTGCCTTCCCAAGGCTGGGTCGAACGTCCATGGCCACGGCGATCGTGGGCGATGACGCGATAACCCTGGCTGGCCAGAAAGATCATCTGGCTTTCCCAACTGTCCGAGCTCAGCGGCCAGCCGTGGCTGAAGACGATGGGCTGGCCGTCACGCGGACCCCAGTCCTTGTAGTAGAGCTGCACGCCGTCTTTGGTCGTGATGTAGCTGCCAGCCGGTTGCGCGCTGGTCACGGCCGGCGCTGCACGCTTGGCCTCGGCGGCCATGGCCGGGGTGATGACGGCGCTGGCGAGAGCGACGGCAAGGGTGGAGAACGTCAGCAGGGCGCGGGCTTGGCGCAGGGAGAAGAAGCGGGTGATCATGATCGTGGCGCTTTCTGAGATGTGCGAGGTCGATCGGGGTGCCCGATGAAGGCACCACGAGATGAAATCAATTCGGGTGGGGGCGATGAGTCGACGCGGGCTCGCGTCGGCTCATCGCAGATGGGCTCAGGCCGCAGCGAGGCGGCTGATCAGCACCTGGGCGGCTTCGGCCGAGGAGCCGGGGTTCTGGCCGGTGATGAGCAGGCCGTCGGTGACGACGTACGAGCCCCAGTCCGCGCCCTTGGAGTAGACGCCGCCCTTGGCGATCAGCATGTCTTCCACCAGGTAAGGCACGACCTGGGTCAGGCCCACGCCTTCTTCCTCGGTGTTGGCGAAGCCGGTGACCTGCTTGCCTTCGACCAGGGGACGGCCGTTGGGCGCCTTCACATCGCGCAGCACGCCGGGGGCGTGGCAGACCAGGGCGACCGGCTTGTTGGCGGCGATGAACGATTCGATCAGCGCGACGGAGCGGGGATCTTCGGTCAGGTCCCACAGCGGGCCGTGGCCGCCGGGATAGAACACGGTGTCGAAGTCGGCCTGGGAGACCGAGTCCAGGCGCACGGTGTGGGCGAGCTGGGCGGTGGCGTCGGCATCGTTCTCGAAGCGGCGGGTCAGCTCGGTCTGGAACATCGGCTCATTGCTCTTGGGATCGAGCGGCGGCTGGCCGCCCTTGGGCGAGGCCAGCACGATCTCGGCGCCGGCTTCCTTGAACGCGTAGTACGGCGCGGCCAGCTCTTCCAGCCAGAAGCCGGTCTTGCGGCCCGTGTTGCCGAGTTGATCGTGGGAGGTGAGGACCATCAGAACTTTCATTTCAATCTCCTAAAGCAAGAATTTGAACAACCTAGACCAGTCTACTAGTCGTTTGGCCTGAAAAAACACCTCAGCGAGGTGGCGGGTTGAGCGCAGCACGGCAGCACCGTCCTGCGGCCTGTTGCCGGGATGGCCGGGGTCGTTTCAAACCGGGCCCGCTCTTCAACAGCGCATGGGCTCATGATAACGATTAAATAGACCAGTCGTCTAGTGATTCTTGAAATCTTTGAAGAAACGTCTGTGCCGAGGCGCTTTGGCGCCCCCAAGCCGAGGTGCGCCGCTCCGTCTTCCGACGGCGCTGCCCCGTCTTCTGAGGCGACGTCCTCTCGAAAGTGCGCTTGAACTTCGTATCGCGGAGCCTCTTGCATGGCTCATTGAATGGCTCTCTGAATGGCGCGATGGGTGCGCCCCTGCCAACAATGTCCTGATTCGACGGCTGCAGTGAGGCGGTGCGATCACGCCACCGCGCAGAATGTGGCCGCATCGACCGTCGCCCTTTGACCGCATGAACGACCGCCAACCGCCACGGGCTTCCTCCTCGCCCGCCAAGTCGAGGCCCGCCACGTTCGGGGGGGAACTCCTGGGATGGGTCAGGGCGCGCCTGGGTCTGCGCCGCCCGGCGAAGGAGGCCGACCTCGAAGCGGCGTCCTTCGAGCCGCTGGTCAGCCCGATGCCCGCCCAGCCCGAATTCGCCAGCATGCTCAATACCCTGCGCAGCCGGCACGCCGGGTGGCAGCGCCACCTGGACCCCGATGTCGTCGAGTCGCTGATGGGCCCACGACCGGGATGGATGCCGGATGGCGATGAGCTGATGGAAATCCTCCGAAAGCAGCGCCTGCTGATCACGGAGGGCCAGATCGGATGGGGCGCGCTGGTGCAGGCCAATCGCCAGCTGTTCTCGCCGGGTGATACCGACTGCCCCGCCATGCTGGTGCATTCCTCCGACCGCTATTTCGATGAACATCCACGGGAGCTGCAGGCGGTGGCGAGCGCGTTTTATTCATTCAAGAACACCGAGCAGACCCATCCGGTCCTGAAGCGGCTGGCCCAAAACGTCACCGATGAAATGACACGCGCCATGGGCTTCGTCGTGCCGCCGGTGTTTTCCGAGCGGCCGATTCGTTCCACCACCTTCATGGTGTTCCGCCAGCATCTGCCCGATGGGGTGCTCACCGGCAGCCTGCTGCCCATCCTGACCCATCCGTCGACGAGCGCCGTGCTGGTGGTGCCGTCCAGCTTCTGGCCGGAGGAGTTGGCGCATAGGTGGCGGGCGGGGCAGCTATAACGGGCGTCTTGGGTCCAGCAACCCGCTGCGACACCGCCGCCAAAAGTCTCTGCAGGAAGCCAGATCGACATGCATGTCACCCCTCCCGCGACTGATCCCACCCCGCCCAGCGAGGGCACCGTCGCCCCGCCGCCCGTCCGCTACGTCTGGTGGGAGAAAACCGTCGAATACGCCTTCGTTCGGCGAGTCTTGCCAGCAGCTGCTGCGGCCTTTCCCCTGGCAGGAGATCAAGAAACGAGCTTTGGAGACCTGCTGCTCGCTCAGGGAGCGGAGTGCCGATTGATCGAGTTCAAGAAGGTCAAAGGGTCCATCCAGAGTGAAAAGAAAAAGTTTCCCGAGTTCGTGCTGGATTCGACGAAGAAGACCGTGAGGGCTGGAAGTTTCGCGGACCTTCTCTCCCAGACCTATCCAACGTTGACAAGCCATCAGGCCAAAGACGCTCACTTCTTTGTCTACGGGGTACCGAACGATGGCGGATTCACCTTGGAAGCCCGGTGCTACTCAAGCGCCGATGGCGCCAAGACCATCGACCTGAATGAAGAAAGCGACCTCGTGCGTCTGCAAAGCACAGATGCCGCGACGCTTCGTTGCTACCTGGCGTGCCTGGACAAAGTCAGAGGCGCCCAGAGCGGCGGCGCGGAGACGACAGAGGACGGCGCGGGCGATGGCGGCGGCAGTGGCAGTGGCGGTGGCGGCAGCATTCCGACCGCCGATGCGGCAGCGAAGGCGGATTCCGAAGTGCCGAATGAGGACGCACTGGCACCCATTGCCGAGTCCGTCACCTTCGTGCTGGTCAGCCTGTCAGGCGAGTCCTCCCTCCTGACCGCAGCTGAATTCACCGCCGCCATGCTGAAGGCCAAACCCGCGTTGGCGCGTCAACGCGGACTCAAGCCTTGATGACGCCACTGTCGCCTCGCAATCAAGGCGATCGTGTCCGTTGAGTGGCCGCTACGTCCATCAACCCAACCACCGACCCGATGATCAGCAACGCCGGCGGCTGCACCTGCTGCAATCGCACCGTCTCGGGCAGGCCCTCCAAGGTGGTCACAAAGGTGGCCTGATCCGGACACGTCGCCGATCTGACGATGGCGACCGGCGTCTGCGCCGCCAGCCCCGCCGCCTGTAACTCCGCCGCAATCGTCTTGACCCCGGTCAGCCCCATATAGATCACCACCGTCTGGCGCGGTTGGGCCAATGCCGTCCAGTTCAGCGACAACTGGTCATGCTGCAGATGACCGGTGACGAACACGCAGCTGTGGGCATGGTCGCGATGGGTCAGCGGGAAGGCCAGACTGGCTGCCGCACCCATCGCGGCGGTGATCCCCGGAATCACCTGCACCGCAATGCCGGCCGCCATCAGCGCGTCCATCTCCTCACCGCCACGGCCGAAGATGAACGGATCCCCGCCCTTGAGCCGCACCACCCGCAGCCCGGCGCGCGCCTTCTCCACCAGCAAGGCGCAGATGTCGGCCTGCGCCCAACTGTGCCGGCCCGCGGCCTTGCCGACATTGATGCGCGCCACACCCTCCGGAATGTGGGCCAGCACGTCCGGGCCGACCAGCAGATCGTGCAGCACCACATCGGCCTGCTGCAGGCAGTGAAAGGCGCGCAGGGTGATCAGGTCCGCCGCACCAGGGCCGCCGCCCACCAGGGCCACGCTGCCGGGCGACAGCTGGAAGGACGAACTCATTCGCTTGCTCCGCGCTGATCAACCGGGTCCGTCGGGTCCGCCGGGTCCGCTGGCTCAGCCTGATGGAACACCAGCGACGCCACCGGTCGCCCGTCCACCAGATGCTCCTGGATGATGCGGTCCATGTTGTCCGGCGTGACGTTGTAATACCAGGTGCCGTCCGGCTGCACACAGACGATCGGGCCACCCTTGCAGGCCGCGAAGCAACTGGCGCGGGTGCGCTTGACCCGCAGCGGGCCGGCATTGAGGCCGGCGGCCTTGAACTTGTCGCCCAGGCTGTCGAACAGCGCTTGAGACGCGCCGTCGCTGGTGCAGCGCTCGCCGGTGCACACCAGGATGTGCCGACGGTACTCGCCGATCTTCGGTTTGATGACCTCGGATTCGCTCACGCCTGGTCCTCCAGCTGTTCCGCTTCGGACGCCTGCGCGGCGCCGGACGCCTCGAGTTCCTCCGGCTCCGACAGCACGGCGGCGAGGTAATCCGCCGGCAGGCGATGGCGCCGTGCGAGCGTGGCCAGATCGTCTCCCGCCGCATGGTCGGCTCGGAGCTGCTCCAGCCAGCCGAGCAGGCCGGTGGAGAGCGAGCGACCGGCCCGCTCGCCCTCGCGCGTCGCGCCGTCGGCCATGTCGTACTTGTTGGCATAGCCGCGCGGCGTCACCATCAAGCCGTGCTGGACGAAGGTGTTGCTGTTGCCGATGAGCACCGTGCTCAGCATGCCGATGTCGGCCTCGGCCATCTGGTCCAGCGTGGTGAACACGATGTTCTGACGCCGCCGATACGCACTCTTGACGATCGCCACCGGCGTGTCCGCGCGGCGATGGCGCAGGAACAGCCGCTGTGCCTCGACGATCTGCCGGGTGCGCCGTCCGCTCTTGGGGTTGTAGAGCGCGACGACAAAGTCGGCCATCGCCACCGCATCCAGCCGGCGTGCAATCGTCGGCCATGGCGTGAGCAGGTCGGACAGCGAGATCGCGCAGAAATCATGGGTCAGCGGCGCGCCCACCAAGGCCGCGCAGCTGTTGAGCGCGGAGGCCCCAGGAATGATCTCCACCTGTACCGTGTCGTCCGGTGTCCAGCCCGCCTGGAACAGCACCTCATAGGTCGGACCGGCCATGCCGTAGACGCCGGCATCGCCCGAGGAAATCAGCGCCACCTTTTTGCCGCTGCGGGCGGCCTCCAACGCGCTCACCGCCCGGTCCAGTTCCTCGGTCATGGACTTGCGGATGACTTCCTTGCCCTCCAGCAGATCGGCCACCAGCTTGATGTAGGTGACATAGCCGATCACCACATCCGCTTCCGCGATGGCGGCTCGCGCCCGATGGGTCATGTGCTGCTCGCTGCCGGGGCCGATGCCCACCAGCATGATCTTGCCGTGCGGCGTGGCCGCGGGCTCGTGGGGGTCCAATGTCATGGTGTCTTCCTTGCAATCGATACGGTGGCGTGGCGACCGTCCTGGCCGCGGTGGCGGAGCTTCTCGACGATCAATGCCGTCATCGGCGTGCCCGCGCCGGCCGCCAGCAGACAGGCCGCCTCGCTCACCGACGGCGTTCCGGTGTGTCGACGCACCGTCTCCGAGGGGTTGGGCACCGGCACCGCCGCCAGCGCCTCGGGCGTGTAGAAATGCAGCGGCCAGCCGTGCTGCGCCGCCAGCGCCAGCAGTCCGGCCTCGTCGGCCTTGAGCGTGATGCTGCCCACGGCGGTCACCTGATCCGCGCGCTGCCCGGCCTGGCGAAGCGCCGCGTCGACCGCCTCGCGGATCGTCTCGACCGAGGTGCCGCGGTCGCAGCCCACGCCCAGGGTGATCGCCGTCATGGGTGGGCGGTCGCGCTGGTCACGGCCGACGCGACCGACGCGGCCGAGGAAGCGGCCCGCGCAGCGGCCGGCGCGGCGGCTTCCTCAACCGGCGGACGATAGACCACCAGTCGCTCATGCAACTGGGTCCACTGTGCCGGCTCGATCGGCGTGTGGGTCACCCACAGCACGGCGGCGAAGCGCGACAGGTCCACCTCATCGAAGCGATCGAATCGATGGATGTTGGCGGGAAGCGGGGTGGGGCGGGTCCACCAGTCGCGGCTGCCGGCGTCCTGCACGAACGCGATCGGCTCGCCGTTGACCACATGGGCCGACACCCGCGTGATGTTGATCTTCGGCGCCTCGACCCGCCATCCCAGATGTCGGCCCAGGATGTCCACCGGAATCGTCCGGCCCACATCGGAGGCGGTGGTCAACACCGGCACCGCGCCCAGCAGATCGGCCACCCGCTCGCTCCATTCATTCGCGCCGCCCACATGGCCGGACAGCACCGGGATGACGTACCGGCCGGCATCGTCCACCACGATCACACCCGGGTCCACATCCTTGTCCTTCAGATGCGGCGCAATCAGCCGGACCACCGCCCCGAGCGAGACGAAGAAGATGAGCTGATCCTGGTCGGCAAACAGCGGGCCGATCTGATCCCGCAGCGCGCCTTCGTAGGCATGCACCGTGTTGGGCAGGCCGGCAAAGGCCGACGCGAACTTTGCCGAGGTACAGATCTGCGCCTGCGGCAGGTCCGCCGCCAGCCGAGCCGCCTGCGCGGCGCCGTGTTTGGTGATGGCCACGATGCACAGCCGCGGATCGGCCACCGGCACGCTCGACAGCACCGGCGAGGCGATGGGCGATGCGGCGTTCGAATCGCTGGAGGAAACAGCAGAGCTCATGGGGATTCCAAGGTCGTTGGCACCGGGCCGCTCTTCTTCAGGCAGCCCTTGATGCGTTCACCGCGGATGCGGTGCGGGTTCTTGACGATCAGCAACGAGAGGTAGCTCACCTTCTCGCCACGCAGACTCAGCAGCGCCGGGCCCGAGACGCGGCGCTCGTCCGGCGCGCCCACGCGCTCGATGAAGTGCGCCTCGGCCAGCAGCGACCGCTGTTCCAGCCAATCGAGCAGCTCGCCGATCAGCGGCTTGATCTTCATGAGCACCAGGGTGTCGAAGTCCGGCAGCAGGCGGTCGACCGCGCTCACGCCGTACGCGGCGGGCACGATCGCGATAGTGTCGTCCTGCTCTGCAAAGGGCACGTCCACGCTCGCGCACGCGGCGGTGAAGGCATTCACGCCGGCAATCACGCGAACCGGCACCTGCGCATCGATCGCCCGCACCGTGCGCGCCAGATGGCCGAAGGTGGCGTAGGTGCTGGCATCGCCCTCCACCAGGAACAGCACATCCTGACCCGCCTGCAGCCAGGGCAGCACCGTCTCTGCGGCTTTCAGCCAGGCGCGGGCCAGTTTCTCGCCGTCATGCGTCATCGGGAACAGCAACTGACGGTGGGTGGCCGGCGGCGTCAGCCCCGCGCGTTGCACGATGTCGAAGGCATAGCTGGGCGTCTTGCCGCTGCGCGCGGGATAGACCCATACCGCATCGGTGCGCGTCAGCGCCTGCCAGGCCGCACGGGTGATCAGGCCCGGATCGCCGGGACCCAGCGACACGCCCCACAGCGTGCCGCGCGAGACGGGCAAGGCTTCACTCATCGCTGGCCTCCGAAGCCGCGACGGGTGCGGTCTCCTTCCAGGCGCACACGATCCACACCGGGTTCTCGGCCACCATGCGATGCATGTGAAGAATCGGCTTGCTGCGCGCGGCCTGGATCTGCAGCACGTCCCAGGCCACGCCGTCCGACGCCAAGGCCTGCAAGGCAGCGGTGGCGGCGGCCAGGTTCTCCAACGTCACGAAGTTCATCACCAGTCGACCGTCGGGCCGCAGCCGCTGCATCACCTGACCGATCAGCGTGGCAAGTTCACCGCCCGATCCGCCGACGAACACCGCATCCGGTGCGGGCCACGCCGCCAGCCCCTCCGGCGCCTTGCCGAAGAACAGGCTGTAGTTGCTGACGCCGAAGGCCTCGTGATTGCGCCGGGCGATGGCCACGTCGCCCTCGTTCTTCTCGATGGCATAGACATGGCCCTGCGGACACAGCCGCGCGGCCTCCAAGCCCACCGATCCCGAGCCGGCGCCGATGTCCCACACCACGCTGTCGGCACGCAACTGCAGCCGCGCCAGGCTCACCGCCCGCACTTCCTGTTTGGTGATCAGCCCCTTCTCCGGCTGACGCTGGTGATAGGCCGCATCGGCCAGGCCGAAGCGCACCGGTCGCGGGGCCGGCAGTCGGCGCCACAGCAGCACCACGTTCAGATCCGCAAACTGCTGGTTTGCAGCGTCACTCGGTTCCAGTTGGGGCAGCACCCGCTCCTCGGGCTGCATCAGCCGCTCGGCGACCGCCATGAGGAAATCATCGCCCAGGCCTTCCGCCAGCAGCAGCCTGGCAATCCGGTCTGGCGAATTGGCTGGACTGGTCAGCACCAGCAAACGGTCATGGGTG
The Roseateles amylovorans genome window above contains:
- the cbiE gene encoding precorrin-6y C5,15-methyltransferase (decarboxylating) subunit CbiE, yielding MRDPNPCHVVGVLDDGMASLSATAGALIRSADVVIGGERTLALFADYIKPGAIRHDLTGALTRVPDWVRDARERLQRCVVLATGDPLCHGIAPYLAQHLCIDALDIHPNLSTLQLACARIGLAWQDARIVSAHGRDAGEWARGSQPSHGLYPLAQALRTHDRLLVLTSPANSPDRIARLLLAEGLGDDFLMAVAERLMQPEERVLPQLEPSDAANQQFADLNVVLLWRRLPAPRPVRFGLADAAYHQRQPEKGLITKQEVRAVSLARLQLRADSVVWDIGAGSGSVGLEAARLCPQGHVYAIEKNEGDVAIARRNHEAFGVSNYSLFFGKAPEGLAAWPAPDAVFVGGSGGELATLIGQVMQRLRPDGRLVMNFVTLENLAAATAALQALASDGVAWDVLQIQAARSKPILHMHRMVAENPVWIVCAWKETAPVAASEASDE
- the cobI gene encoding precorrin-2 C(20)-methyltransferase, with translation MSEALPVSRGTLWGVSLGPGDPGLITRAAWQALTRTDAVWVYPARSGKTPSYAFDIVQRAGLTPPATHRQLLFPMTHDGEKLARAWLKAAETVLPWLQAGQDVLFLVEGDASTYATFGHLARTVRAIDAQVPVRVIAGVNAFTAACASVDVPFAEQDDTIAIVPAAYGVSAVDRLLPDFDTLVLMKIKPLIGELLDWLEQRSLLAEAHFIERVGAPDERRVSGPALLSLRGEKVSYLSLLIVKNPHRIRGERIKGCLKKSGPVPTTLESP